In Betta splendens chromosome 19, fBetSpl5.4, whole genome shotgun sequence, the following proteins share a genomic window:
- the cdc42ep1a gene encoding cdc42 effector protein 1 — MNLQEKLSGLKGLVAHSHSKRRLRGELTADMISPPLGDFRHTMHVGRGGDVFGDTSFLSNHGGTANGGQDESDSASGPDSKIGAFFSRTLRQIRRGSDSRPREGSRDLSPPPPPVSPIIKNAISLPRLDVDMSNGSPTVKVLFPSSQTTPEEKKSSYGLDSGFVTLPRLSRSERQQPSISLPASCSPNIHRGSLTDPSDAVLSTCSAPVVGCASKHTTTTYSDSLPSLTSLDTFTFDLGPSLMSEVFGLIDGHPEEHGTAWEGEDVGSACGFTNEGSEMDSATISYVDSLLREDCVGRKSPQAAEWEEDEGSVTEMNGLSVKVPDVLMGSPDRVRPGPGIESERFQSATEVLARHYGVRLPKEPSRTEAEMLIINQKKKMSYSYMDDEDEIKV; from the exons ATGAATCTCCAGGAAAAGCTGTCGGGCCTCAAAGGCCTCGTCGCCCACTCCCACAGCAAGCGCCGCTTGAGGGGCGAGCTCACGGCGGACATGATCAGCCCGCCGCTGGGAGACTTCCGACACACCATGCACGTGGGCCGCGGCGGGGACGTGTTCGGGGACACCTCCTTCCTCAGCAACCACGGGGGCACGGCCAACGGGGGCCAGGACGAAAGCGACTCCGCCTCCGGCCCCGACAGCAAGATCGGGGCGTTCTTCTCCAGGACGCTGCGTCAGATCCGAAGGGGCTCCGACAGCCGCCCGAGGGAGGGCTCCAGGGAcctgtcgccgccgccgccgccggtttCTCCCATCATTAAAAACGCCATCTCGCTTcccaggctggatgtggacaTGTCCAACGGGAGTCCCACCGTCAAAGTCCTCTTCCCCAGTTCTCAGACTACaccagaggagaagaaaagctcCTATG GTCTGGATTCCGGGTTCGTGACTCTGCCTCGCCTCTCCCGCTCCGAGCGCCAGCagccctccatctccctccccgCCTCCTGCTCCCCTAACATCCACCGAGGCTCCCTGACCGACCCCAGCGACGCCGTCTTATCCACCTGCTCCGCCCCCGTTGTCGGCTGCGCCTCCAAGCACACCACCACGACCTACTCCGACTCCCTGCCCTCCCTCACGTCCCTGGACaccttcacctttgacctcggCCCCTCTCTCATGAGCGAGGTGTTCGGCCTGATTGACGGACACCCGGAGGAGCACGGCACCGCCTGGGAGGGCGAGGACGTGGGGTCGGCCTGCGGCTTCACCAACGAGGGCTCGGAGATGGACTCAGCGACCATCTCATACGTGGATTCCCTGCTGAGGGAGGACTGCGTGGGCAGGAAGAGCCCGCAGGCCGCTGAatgggaggaggacgaggggagcGTGACGGAGATGAACGGCCTGTCCGTCAAAGTCCCCGACGTGCTGATGGGATCGCCGGACAGGGTTCGGCCGGGGCCGGGGATAGAGAGCGAGCGGTTCCAGAGCGCTACGGAGGTGCTCGCGCGCCACTACGGCGTCAGGCTGCCGAAGGAACCGAGCAGAACGGAGGCAGAGATGTTGATCATCaaccagaagaagaaaatgtcCTACAGCTACATGGACGACGAGGATGAAATCAAAGTCTGA
- the sh3bp1 gene encoding SH3 domain-binding protein 1 — MLRQSLSILKQLSSAARSQDATELLHEDLVLVEQRVEPTKKAAQVLHKKLLGCMQSQPGLEAERRMKKLPLMLLSVSMAESFKDFDAESSIRRVLEMCCFMEKMLANMLADFEMKLEKEVLEPLNKLSEDDLPEILRNKKQFAKLTTDWNNARAKSQASTGPQAKQDGLREEVEEAWRKLESIKDQYSADLYHFATKEDDYANYFIRLLELQAEYHNHSHQFLEKNISELKENHSQKGHALSLSSQKVYREPLHAHLSQSNREIAAPIQECIHMLLKTGMREEGLFRLTAAASVVKRLKTCLDQGTVEHGDFSMDPHAVAGALKCYLRELPEPLMTFELYSEWFKAAGEKDMTEKLEQFRALLKRLPPENYNNLRYLIQFLSLLSEQQAVNKMTPSNIAIVLGPNLLWPRAEGEAALLDMASASSVQVVTVIEPLIQHCSSLFPEAVSFDVQDLPAVPDVPLPSPISQAPIPEKEPLSRTASSSSSTSSSCASFHLPLSKTSSTASLDSAGFFLVKSGSVSRSGTTTWGSPVSEAAPPTPPSSSAPIPDASAAGGSATNQVPVPPPRGTTANRSPVQKQSSDQSQLEPILEAPPESPKALVMINSPYKPKRTFPLNKSHEPVTVQYSKPRAPLPPKLQAPPRPPAAPVDADTVTQPTPATQQTPATQPTPATQQTPATQPTPATQQTPATQPTPATQQTPATQQTPATQPTPAPRGQAAIVKKPPPKKPGVRAPKCPPPLPPPSQAKEVSTLAQ; from the exons ATGCTGCGACAGTCCCTGAGCATcctgaagcagctcagctctgcagcgAG GTCACAAGATGCCACTGAGCTTTTACATGAGGACCTGGTTTTg GTGGAGCAGCGGGTGGAGCCGACCAAAAAGGCGGCGCAGGTCCTCCACAAGAAGCTGCTGGGCTGCATGCAGAGCCAGCCGGGGCTGGAGGCCGAGAGGCGCATG AAAAAGCTCCcgctgatgctgctgtctgtcagcaTGGCAGAAAGCTTCAAGGACTTCGATGCAGAGTCTTCCATCAG GCGAGTCCTGGAGATGTGCTGCTTCATGGAGAAGATGCTGGCGAACATGCTGGCAGACTTTGAAATGAAACTAGAGAAGGAGGTTCTGGAGCCACTCAACAAGCTCAGTGAG GATGATTTACCAGAGATTCTCAGAAATAAAAAGCAGTTTGCAAAGCTCACCACGGACTGGAACAACGCAAGAGCCAA GAGCCAGGCCAGCACTGGTCCTCAGGCCAAGCAAGATGGtctcagggaggaggtggaagaggccTGGAGGAAGTTGGAGAGCATCAAG GACCAGTACTCTGCAGACCTGTATCACTTTGCCACCAAAGAAGACGACTACGCCAACTACTTCATCCGC CTGCTCGAGCTACAAGCAGAATACCACAATCACTCCCACCAGTTCCTGGAGAAAAACATCAGCGAGCTCAAAGAGAATCACAGTCAGAAAG GTCACGCGCTGAGCCTCTCCAGTCAGAAGGTCTACAGGGAGCCCCTGCACGCTCACCTGTCTCAGAGCAACAGGGAGATCGCTGCACCCATCCAGGAGTGCATTCACATGCTGCTGAAGACGGGCATGCGGGAGGAG GGCCTGTTTCGTCTCACGGCGGCAGCGTCGGTGGTGAAGAGGCTGAAAACGTGTTTGGATCAGGGAACAGTCGAACACGGCGACTTCAGCATGGACCCCCACGCTGTGGCTG GAGCCCTGAAGTGTTACCTGCGAGAGCTTCCTGAACCTCTGATGACCTTTGAACTCTACAGTGAGTGGTTTAAAGCAGCAGG GGAAAAGGACATGacagagaagctggagcagtTCAGAGCACTACTGAAGAGGCTCCCGCCTGAGAACTACAACaacctcag GTACCTGATCCAGTTCTTGTCTCTGCTGTCGGAACAACAGGCTGTGAACAAGATGACACCCAGCAACATCGCCATTGTCCTGGGGCCCAACCTGCTCTGGCCTCGAGCTGAAGG CGAAGCCGCTCTGCTCGACATGGCGTCTGCTTCTTCGGTCCAAGTGGTCACGGTGATCGAGCCCCTCATTCAGCACTGCTCCAGCCTCTTCCCCGAAG CCGTGTCCTTTGACGTCCAGGACCTACCTGCCGTTCCAGATGTGCCGCTGCCTTCTCCCATTTCCCAAGCTCCGATCCCAGAAAAGGAGCCTCTGAGCagaacagcctcctcctcttcatccacgTCCTCCTCGTGCGCCTCTTttcacctccctctctccaaGACGAGCAG CACGGCTTCTCTGGACAGCGCCGGCTTCTTCCTGGTGAAGTCTGGCTCCGTGAGCCGCAGCGGCACCACCACCTGGGGCAGCCCCGTGTCCGAGGCGGCGCCACCgacgcctccctcctcctcggcgCCGATCCCCGACGCTTCCGCTGCCGGCGGCTCAGCAACAAACCAGGTGCCGGTTCCTCCTCCCAGAGGGACCACTGCCAACAGGAGTCCCGTCCAGAAGCAGAGCTCGGACCAGTCCCAGCTGGAGCCCATTCTGGAAGCGCCTCCGGAATCTCCCAAGGCACTAGTGATGATCAACTCACCGTATAAAC CCAAAAGAACCTTCCCTCTGAACAAAAGCCACGAGCCGGTGACGGTTCAGTACTCCAAACCCAGAGCCCCCCTGCCCCCCAAGCTCCAGgcccccccccggccccccgCCGCCCCAGTGGACGCCGACACTGTGACGCAGCCCACGCCTGCGACCCAGCAGACGCCTGCGACCCAGCCCACGCCTGCGACCCAGCAGACGCCTGCGACCCAGCCCACGCCTGCGACCCAGCAGACGCCTGCGACCCAGCCCACGCCTGCGACCCAGCAGACGCCTGCGACCCAGCAGACGCCTGCGACCCAGCCCACGCCTGCGCCTCGGGGGCAGGCGGCCATCGTCAAAAAGCCTCCGCCCAAAAAACCCGGAGTAAGAGCCCccaaatgcccccccccactgccGCCGCCGTCACAGGCCAAAGAGGTGTCCACGTTAGCACAATGA